From Aegilops tauschii subsp. strangulata cultivar AL8/78 chromosome 5, Aet v6.0, whole genome shotgun sequence:
TTCAGTCCATAGAGCCATTCAAATTGAAATCCAATTTAAGCTTCCAACAAATTTTCAAAGGAGTTTTTGAAAAGAGAAGTGTCAAAAACCAAGGTGTTTCAGACGGACATAACCagacggatgaaacaaacacaACTCCACCCCGACTCTGGCCGGAAATAGGACTAGTCGGACGGCAGTAGGAATGGGCCGAAGTCAAAAAAACGAGCACGTTCCTTATGCCCACCTTAATAGGCCAAAAAGACGTCGGCTCCGCAACGTGTCGAAAGCGCAGGCAACAGCCGGGTGTTGGGCGGGATAGCCGGGTGGGGTCCAAGAAACGAGCATGAGCACGCACATCCGGGCAAACCCAGGTAAGACGGCTGCCTCTAGCCGGTCGCCCAAACATCGGATGCCCCTGGACAAGCGAACGAAACGACACACGCGGGTGAAGGGCAACAGGGGCCGGTGGCAGATGGCAGCCGGCCAACATCAAACATCCGAGCAGCCCTCTCCGACCACCCAGCTCCCAGCCATCACCTCGAGCCGTCGGGAACACATACGCACAGTCGGGCAGGTTCCATGCACGGGCGCGCCAGCTGGCGCGAGCGAACAAGGCCGTCCAGGAGCAAGCAATGCTAAGAATCTATCCCCACTCCCCCATCATGCCCGGAGCAGCGCGTGTGTTGGCGCACGCGGGCGCGATGCAAAGCTACCACAGAAAGGTGGCCACGGTGGCACCCACGCACCAGGCGTCGTGGACCCCCAAGGAAAATAGGTCGGGTGTGAAGCGTCTGTGAGGATCAATGTGGGGCCAATGAGGCACGAACGACGCGCCCGATGCGGGCGAACCACCTCAGTGCAGAAtgtagaggctgacaggcggacCCGGCCTCTCCGTCGCGTGGGTAGCCCGCGAGAAGGTGCACGTGGGTGAGACAAAAACACCAAATGAGGGTGGCCTCGGCCGCTCCCGCATCCCACTGTCATGGACCCCCATGGCAAATTGGCCCGTTGCGGGGGCGGCCGTGGCGATCGAACGGCCACAAGCCCACCAGGGAGCCAGCTGCGTGAAGCCGAGGTGAAACAGGCGGTGTGGAAGGCCTAGGCCCCCAGCAGGGGGTCCTGCAGCGTTCTTTATAGGAGTAATTCTCATAAAATAAATATAGATCCGTCTGCTGATTGTAGTTTATGCATAAACACTGCTGGAACAGATTCTAATAACCTGCTGCATATATTTGCTATGTAGTAAGAGAGCTAATTTATTGGTCACAACGCTCACACCTCGCAAAAATTACAATAAGGTAGTACACTATTCACCACACTAGGCTAAAGGCATGCAGCCAGAAAGCACACATGTTATTCCTGCCAGTTTATTAATACACAATATACCGATTACCGCGTAGTTTTTCATCGAGTGTTCAAGGGTAGAGCTCAATAACAGATCTAACTCCCAGCACTCATAGAATTTTGTAATCGCTGAACCCAGCTTCCATAAATATCTTCTTCCACTCAAATTCCTCTCGCTCAATCCCCTCAGCACCCATGATAAAGAGATCATAGAAAACCTGTGTCTCTCTTGTTACAATGTCATCTGGCCCAGATCCAACCACCATATCAACGATTATCACCTTTCCACCAGCATCTCTGGGAGGGATAGCTTCCTTGCAATTCTTCAGTAGCTTGACACAGTCTTCATCACACCAATCGTGAAAAATGCACTAAGATTCACAGCAGAAAAAAAATGTTACCATTAGTCGCTATAATATTTGAAATTATAGTTTTATCACAAGAAATTTAGGTAGGTTAATTTATTGGTTCAATTAGTATGTATAAGAGGCTAAATGCACACTTTATGAGTTAGACAATATATTCTCAAATGAGGACGTGATGTATGTCAAGGGAACAAAAAAAAACCTAAAGAGTTTACCTTCAGGAAAAGAGCATCCGCCGGTGGAATGTACTTAAACATATTGCCAGAAATAAATGACACATGGGCATCACTGGGAGCTCCAGCAACCACATGAGGGAGATCCAACACAGTGCATTTCATCTGGGGGAACGACATAGCAATTGCCCTAGCAGCTCCACCGTGTCCTCCCGCAACATCAATAAGTGAGTTTATGCCAAGAAATACATCACCACACTCCCTCAAGAGGATATTGATGAAAAAGTTACTATCAGAAACCATCACGTTATTGATTTGCTCGTTGCAAGCATTGTTCTGGTCAGCCATCTCCCAAACGTTAAGGTCGTGAGCCTTTTTGAACAGGGACGTGGAATGCTCATCTAGGAACCATGAGTGCATGCCGAAAAAGGGTGTAATGGCAGTTGAATCAAGGAACAAAGACAGAATGGGAAATAGGTTTGATTTAACTTCATCGCTGACGAGGAGACACGTGCTTGGGGTAAGTCCATACACAGCCTCCTTGTTGTCTCCCGAGGCTGAGTCATGGACAACAAAGATGCCTGATACGGTGAGTACACGCATGAGTCCCCGTAAGGGGGGAAGCTTAGACGGATGGATCCCTGTCTTTGTGGCCAGCTCAGAAAGAGTCATAGCCCCACCATGGTGTTGGATGGTGTTAGGGATTTGCAGTTCCATTGCACATTTGAGTGCCATGGACTTGACAAATCCCAATGAATGGTGCCAAAGGTCAACTTGAGCCTCGAGCAAATCCTGAGAACTCTGCTTGCCTTGGGTGGGCGCCATTTTTTATGAGCTTACTTGCTTTGGATATAGCTGGAATGTAGACATGCCGGGTAGTCTATATATACACCATGTCAACCTGCTATGGCACAAGGTAGGGCCATTGGGTAGTCAGTCATTTAAGGGTGGTAAGACGTTTAAAAGTCAGGATTCTGTCAAGGCATTTTGAGATGAACTTTACAATGCATCGATTAGTAATGATATACAATTTGCTTATAGCAGAAAAATTAGTGTCAGTGATAGCTATTGAGCCTATTTACTCAGGTACACCTAACTCGTTCAAATCAAATGTTTGCGCACAAAAATATCTTCATGTATAGCTCCACTCTGTTTTCAAATATTTCAGTTGAGTCACATCTTTCAGATCTAAATACTTGTGCTACTCTCAAATCTGTTCAATTAGACAACGGGAGTTTATTTTCGGCCACAACTAATTAATGAATGGCTGTAAATTTGTTTCTTTGTAAAGATCTATATCTATAATTGAGTAAAAGATCTTTAAGCAGTGGGCAGAAATATAATGTTCTGTGGGCAACAATGAGTTGGATTTATGTAGAATAATTTCTATGGCTGTTGTCGCGTTTCCCTGTCCACTTGTGCCCATTGGGCGGCTGCGCGGTCCGCAATTGGTAAGTTACGTGTTGGAATACTGGTTCAGATTTGGGTGTTggaattcaatttttttttactCGGCTGTCTGATGTATACACTGATTGATGTATCCAGTTTAGGAGACTTTTCGTCTCTGGGACGAAATGACGCAAATTCGTGGAAACCAACGCACATTAGACACTTATTTTCCACGAATACCAGATGACCAACTCTTTGCCGTTTACGAGCTGAATTCTCAATTCAGGACCCAGAATGAGACAGTAGGAAATAAGTTTAAGGCAGCTGCACGCCGTCAGAATCAAATATAGAGCACGTTAGGACTTAAGTTTACTTAGGGCATCTTCAACGACAACCCGCAAATTTCCTTTCGTATAAGTCCGCGGACAGGGAGAACCAGTCCGCGGATACGAATGCCGGAGGACGCCATCCAACCATAGCCGCATACATCCGGCCTTCTTCATTTCTTTTCCAAGTCTGCACTATCAAATAGTCGCATGCAAAGGGTACAGACGTTCAAATAGCTGCATGCAGCACTAGTTCAAATTTTAAAAGTTCAAATAGCACGTCCCAACATTGTTGTCCTCTTTCACCGCCCACCGATACTCAATGAGATCTTGCTTCAGC
This genomic window contains:
- the LOC109757350 gene encoding acetylserotonin O-methyltransferase 1-like, which codes for MAPTQGKQSSQDLLEAQVDLWHHSLGFVKSMALKCAMELQIPNTIQHHGGAMTLSELATKTGIHPSKLPPLRGLMRVLTVSGIFVVHDSASGDNKEAVYGLTPSTCLLVSDEVKSNLFPILSLFLDSTAITPFFGMHSWFLDEHSTSLFKKAHDLNVWEMADQNNACNEQINNVMVSDSNFFINILLRECGDVFLGINSLIDVAGGHGGAARAIAMSFPQMKCTVLDLPHVVAGAPSDAHVSFISGNMFKYIPPADALFLKCIFHDWCDEDCVKLLKNCKEAIPPRDAGGKVIIVDMVVGSGPDDIVTRETQVFYDLFIMGAEGIEREEFEWKKIFMEAGFSDYKIL